In Gouania willdenowi chromosome 15, fGouWil2.1, whole genome shotgun sequence, one DNA window encodes the following:
- the LOC114476703 gene encoding sulfotransferase 6B1-like, translating to MQGKMKEAENMKDEDKLYLFQGALLPSIMCPEENMKALHDFQARADDVLLVAYPKCGFNWMVSVLRKIISKSTGREAESRPHPPLIEFMAPEQQKVVKDAPSPRLLGTHLHPDRIPASFYQQKTKMLVIFRNPKDTLVSYFHFSNKNPVLPAVDWDSFYSDFMKGNVAWGSYFQHALAWNKKMEDPNVKVLTYEELKKDLGGCVRQISEFFGFALTEFQVKEIAGESTFDAMKNSSSGSHGNLGNVFFRKGEVGDWKNHFSSEQSAEMDEAFKDQLERTKLGDVLNYKQWC from the exons ATGCAGGGGAAGATGAAGGAAGCCGAGAACATGAAGGACGAGGACAAGCTCTACTTATTCCAGGGAGCGCTGCTGCCGTCCATCATGTGTCCTGAAGAGAACATGAAAGCTCTGCACGACTTCCAGGCCCGAGCGGACGATGTTTTGCTGGTGGCGTATCCGAAATGTG GCTTTAATTGGATGGTGAGCGTTCTGAGGAAGATCATCTCTAAATCCACAGGAAGAGAAGCAGAGAGCAGACCTCATCCCCCTCTGATAGAATTCATGGCTCCAGAGCAACAGAAG GTGGTAAAGGACGCTCCGTCTCCTCGGCTCCTGGGAACTCACCTCCATCCTGATAGAATCCCAGCATCCTTCTACCAACAGAAAACCAAG ATGTTGGTGATCTTCAGGAACCCCAAGGACACGCTGGTCTCCTACTTTCACTTCAGCAACAAGAACCCAGTCCTCCCAGCGGTAGACTGGGATAGTTTCTACTCAGACTTCATGAAAGGAAACG TTGCCTGGGGCTCATACTTCCAACATGCTCTGGCCTGGAACAAGAAGATGGAGGATCCTAACGTGAAGGTGTTGACCTACGAGGAGCTGAAGAAG GACTTGGGCGGGTGCGTGCGTCAGATCTCTGAGTTCTTCGGCTTTGCGCTGACGGAGTTCCAAGTGAAAGAGATCGCCGGGGAGAGCACTTTCGACGCCATGAAGAACAGCTCCTCCGGTTCCCACGGCAACCTGGGAAACGTCTTCTTCAGGAAAG GTGAAGTTGGAGACTGGAAGAACCATTTCAGCTCAGAGCAGAGCGCTGAGATGGACGAGGCCTTCAAGGACCAACTGGAGAGAACCAAACTAGGAGATGTGCTGAACTACAAGCAGTGGTGTTAG